The Blastopirellula marina genome contains the following window.
TGCTGACTACCGGTACGTTTCTTTCCGCCATCATGCATGTCGGGGAAACCAAAACGCCTGGAGGACGTGGCGGAGAGGGAACTTCCAGCGGCATCAGCGCCGCACTTAAACGACTTGGCTTTCGACTCGATCGCTTTAAGACCGGTACGCCTGCTCGCTTAAATTACAACTCGATCGACTTCAGCAAGACCGAACTGCAACCAGGCGACGACGACCCTCAGCCATTCTCGTTTTTGACCGGCGAGCTCACTGGCGAACAGATGCCGTGTCACATCACGCATACCAACCAGAAGGTTCATGACCTGATTCGTGCCAACCTGCATCGTGCCCCGATGTACAGTGGTGAAATCGAGTCGCGTGGTCCTCGTTATTGCCCCAGCATCGAAGACAAAGTCGTCCGCTTCGCCGATAAGGACGGACACCAGTTGTTTCTCGAGCCAGAGGGTCATCACACGCGGGAAGTCTACGTCAACGGTATCTCAACCAGCTTACCCCGTGATGTGCAGGACGAAATGTTTAAGCTGATCCCTGGTCTGGAGAAAGCCCAGATCATGCGTTATGGCTACGCGGTAGAGTACGACTACTGCCCGCCCGATCAGCTCTGGCCATCACTGCAGACGAAGGAAGTAACAGGGCTCTACTTCGCCGGCCAGATCAACGGCACGACCGGCTACGAGGAAGCAGGCGCCCAAGGTCTGATGGCCGGGATCAATGCCGCCCTGGAAGGTCGTGGGGAAGAACCACTAGTGCTCGGCCGCGAACAGGCCTATATCGGCGTGCTGATCGACGACCTGGTCACGTGCGGCGTCGACGAGCCGTACCGTATGTTCACCAGCCGTGCCGAACATCGTTTGATGCTTCGGCAAGACAACGCCGACCGTCGCTTGACTGCCCTGGCTCAACAACGGGGATTGATCACCCCAGATCGCTGGCAGTCATTTTCGGCCAAAGTCGAGCAGATCGATCAAGCAATGGCAACCCTCTCATCTACTCGCCATCAAGGGACTTTACTCTCCGATCTCGTTCGGCGTCCAGATTCCCGATGGGAGCAGATCTGCGAGCTTGCTCCGTCGCTCAAGGAGATCACTTCTGAAGCCGCGCTGCAGGTAACTTACGATTTGCGATATGAAGGTTACGT
Protein-coding sequences here:
- the mnmG gene encoding tRNA uridine-5-carboxymethylaminomethyl(34) synthesis enzyme MnmG; the protein is MSEIRYQYDVVVVGAGHAGTEAALAAARLGAKTALLTTNLDTVAQMSCNPAIGGIAKGQIVREIDAMGGVMGQAIDATGIQFRLLNRRKGPAMHSPRAQADKKAYQWWVKLAVEDQPNLDLRQEIVSDLLTEDVDGKQQITGVSVHGGVIFSASRVVLTTGTFLSAIMHVGETKTPGGRGGEGTSSGISAALKRLGFRLDRFKTGTPARLNYNSIDFSKTELQPGDDDPQPFSFLTGELTGEQMPCHITHTNQKVHDLIRANLHRAPMYSGEIESRGPRYCPSIEDKVVRFADKDGHQLFLEPEGHHTREVYVNGISTSLPRDVQDEMFKLIPGLEKAQIMRYGYAVEYDYCPPDQLWPSLQTKEVTGLYFAGQINGTTGYEEAGAQGLMAGINAALEGRGEEPLVLGREQAYIGVLIDDLVTCGVDEPYRMFTSRAEHRLMLRQDNADRRLTALAQQRGLITPDRWQSFSAKVEQIDQAMATLSSTRHQGTLLSDLVRRPDSRWEQICELAPSLKEITSEAALQVTYDLRYEGYVARQQIEVERQKRLSHKRIPESFDFTRLTQMRNEAREKLVRIRPTTVAQAERISGITPSDIALLLVYLDGRMAPKSS